Proteins from a genomic interval of Medicago truncatula cultivar Jemalong A17 chromosome 3, MtrunA17r5.0-ANR, whole genome shotgun sequence:
- the LOC112420240 gene encoding CENP-B homolog protein 2-like: MTSHLKGVAKSTMSDQIRKELCEYKRDNHASTQKDLQRWLEGKFQLKVSQGTISNTLKRSNDYLSTEIEKGRAEIKRHKPAKYPDMEKVVYEWFLQHQERVNITGELILQKARDTMKLLYPHDDSDFNFSTGWLGKFKHRHGIKSFRHFGESGSVDVQDIEQKLVSIREKIDQFPMKDVFNMDETGLFYRLQADHSLATKQLEGKKQDKERLTVVICCNEDGSEKIPLWIIGKYAKPRCFKNVNMNSLDCQYRANKKAWMTSVLFDEYVRSFDQMMHGRRVLLVVDNCPAHPRNIEGLRNVELFFLPPNMTSKIQPCDAGIIRAFKMHYRRRFYRKILEGYEVGQSDPGKINVLDAINLAIPAWTIDVRKETIANCFRHCKIRSASDVVGNLDESTFDDETQDLQTMINQCGYRNKMDIDNLMNYPGENEACSEVQSLEDIVRTIIENNAENDDEDDTVSLEPVTRKEALMASNTLHNFMIQYKNTTP, translated from the coding sequence ATGACTTCTCATCTAAAAGGTGTTGCAAAATCAACTATGTCAGATCAAATACGTAAGGAGTTGTGCGAGTACAAGAGAGATAATCATGCAAGCACACAAAAAGACTTGCAGAGATGGCTTGAGGGAAAATTTCAGTTGAAAGTTAGTCAAGGAACAATATCAAACACACTTAAGCGGTCAAATGACTATCTCTCTACTGAAATAGAAAAGGGAAGAGCGGAGATCAAAAGACACAAACCAGCAAAATATCCTGACATGGAGAAGGTTGTTTATGAGTGGTTTCTACAGCATCAAGAACGTGTGAATATCACAGGAGAATTAATTTTGCAGAAGGCAAGAGATACAATGAAACTCTTGTACCCTCATGATGATTCAGATTTTAACTTCTCTACAGGATGGCTTGGGAAATTCAAGCACCGACATGGCATAAAGTCATTTCGTCATTTTGGCGAGAGTGGGTCTGTTGATGTACAAGACATAGAGCAGAAATTGGTATCGATTCGAGAGAAAATTGATCAGTTCCCTATGAAAGATGTTTTCAATATGGATGAAACTGGGTTGTTTTATAGGCTACAAGCTGATCATTCACTGGCAACAAAACAacttgaaggaaaaaaacaagataaagaaagGCTGACAGTAGTTATTTGTTGCAATGAAGATGGCTCTGAAAAAATCCCTCTATGGATTATTGGGAAATATGCAAAGCCTCGTTGCTTCAAGAATGTCAACATGAATAGTTTGGATTGTCAGTATCGAGCTAACAAAAAAGCATGGATGACTAGTGTGCTTTTTGATGAATATGTTCGTTCATTTGACCAAATGATGCATGGTAGAAGAGTTCTACTTGTGGTGGATAATTGTCCTGCACATCCAAGAAATATTGAAGGGCTAAGAAACGTTGAGTTGTTCTTCTTACCACCCAACATGACATCAAAGATTCAACCTTGCGATGCTGGGATAATAAGAGCTTTCAAGATGCATTACCGTAGAAGGTTTTACCGCAAAATATTGGAAGGTTATGAGGTGGGACAATCTGATCCAGGGAAGATAAATGTCCTTGATGCTATCAATTTGGCAATCCCAGCTTGGACGATAGATGTTCGAAAAGAAACAATAGCGAATTGCTTTCGACACTGTAAAATTCGTTCAGCTAGTGACGTTGTAGGAAATTTGGATGAATCCACTTTTGATGACGAAACTCAAGACCTCCAGACTATGATCAATCAATGTGGCTATCGTAATAAGATGGATATCGACAATCTAATGAACTACCCAGGTGAAAATGAAGCATGTTCGGAGGTTCAGAGTTTAGAAGATATTGTGCGTACTATCATTGAGAATAATGCAGAGAATGACGACGAAGATGATACGGTGTCTTTGGAGCCTGTTACGCGAAAGGAAGCACTTATGGCGTCGAACACTCTTCACAACTTtatgatacaatacaaaaatacaacacctTAG
- the LOC11443053 gene encoding non-specific lipid transfer protein GPI-anchored 1, with protein sequence MKNQQHQMFMCLCVLALIIGGCNGAEDLASKCGSVVQKVIPCLDFATGKAPTPKKECCDAANSIKATDPECLCYIIQQTHKGSPESKSMGIQEDKLLQLPTVCHVNGANISDCPKLLGLSANSPDAAIFKNASKANPTPSSAAATTATPTTPTPASTGGSSNLRPVMINNVMTVILAIVLAAVPAGFISIYT encoded by the exons ATGAAgaaccaacaacatcaaatgttCATGTGTCTTTGTGTTTTGGCTCTCATCATAGGTGGCTGTAATGGAGCTGAAGATTTGGCTTCAAAGTGTGGATCAGTGGTTCAAAAAGTGATTCCATGTCTGGACTTTGCAACTGGGAAAGCACCTACACCAAAGAAGGAATGCTGTGATGCTGCCAACAGTATCAAGGCAACGGATCCAGAGTGTTTGTGCTATATCATTCAACAGACTCATAAGGGTAGCCCTGAAAGTAAGAGCATGGGTATTCAGGAAGATAAGCTTCTTCAACTCCCTACTGTTTGTCACGTCAACGGCGCCAACATTTCCGACTGTCCCA AGCTTCTTGGTCTATCTGCAAACTCCCCCGACGCTGCAATCTTTAAAAATGCTTCAAAGGCAAATCCTACTCCTTCATCAGCTGCTGCAACCACCGCAACTCCTACAACTCCCACCCCGGCAAGCACAGGTGGTTCATCCAACCTTAGACCTGTCATGATCAACAACGTGATGACGGTGATTTTGGCCATTGTTCTTGCTGCAGTACCTGCTGGATTTATCAGCATTTATACATGA